Part of the Microcebus murinus isolate Inina chromosome 19, M.murinus_Inina_mat1.0, whole genome shotgun sequence genome, TACACCAGCTGCTGTTCTCGACTGTTGTTTTCATTGTCATCTTTGTTGATTCTTTGGTTGGAATGAAGGCAAACCTTTGGGATTTggctcagtctcctgaataggtGGCACAAAAGCCCAGTGCCCCCTGGTGTCCAGGTTGCCTCTCCAGTCCCCATCTCTGTTGCAGAAGTGTCCCACAGGTGTTCACagcacctgctatgtgtcagGAGGGGCCCCACAAGGGTGCTTGCATTCTTGCCGGTGAGAAACAGGTCATCAGAATCCTTTCGGGTTTGGTTACTGTCAGGAAGGAAGTCAGCAGGGTGATGAGATGAAGCCCATGAGGGACTCTGCGCAGCCACGTGGTCAGGGTAGGCTTCTCTGAGGAGATGTCTAAATGGAGCCCTGAGGATGAACGGAGCTGGCCCTGGGGAGCCCATTCCCTGGAGTGTCAGGGGCAGATGCTGAGGACCTTGTCGAGGCGGCCGGAGTTTTTCAGGGTTGTCTTCAAAGAACAGAGGCTTTTAAGCATAGGAGTGACACCCTGCAGTTGCCATGTGGAGACTGGGCTGGAGGGGCGGGTTTGGCTGCTCAGGCGTGCTGGGTTTAGAGGCTGGAGCCCAGCCCGGGGCCCTCTGCTTGGCCTGTGCTCCCCTGCCCGTGGGGTTGCCTCCTAGGCAAGATCTGGCTAGTGCCTCGGGACACCCACCACACAGGGCCCCGGCTCCTTCGCAAACACAGTTCAAGCTGCCTCCATGGCCCCTCTTTGACCCAAGCCCACAAAGGTGGAGAGGGAACGGCTGTTCCCGGCATCCACGGCTCTGCAACTGCTCTCGGACATGCTTTGTTCTGGCACAGTCCCAGTGTGGGCAGAGGTGCTCAAAGTGTCAACAGGTGCTTGCATGGGCTGAACTGGCTCCCCCGACGCACTTCCTGACAGACCTGGCCCCTTTACTGAGGTCTGGTGGCGAGGCAGGGTTGCATCACGAGGAGCCTTTCCTCCTGTGCCCCCTGCACCCCATAGCCCCTGGGCTCAGGTTGTGTTTGGCTGCCCGGAGGTGGGGTCCTCCCCAGATCTGACATCACCATGGACCTAACAACACGAGTGTCTGGCAGCTCCTGcccacccctctcctctcctgcacAGCTGCTCCgctccaggcagccttccctgTGCCAGAGCTGGCCCGACTGCACAGCTCTCCCAAGGCTGTGGCCCAGCCCTGGGCGCCCATCCCACAGTGCAGGCAGAGGTTCCTTCACACAGCAAATCCCTGCCCACTGTGGAGAGGAGAGTGGCCCTTGGGGCCTGCTACTGGTGAGATGAACCTTGCCACCTTGGGGTTCAGGGGACCCAATTGCTCTCGCCTGGACGGTGTTTCCAATGCTTCTAAGCCCAGCGACTTCCTTCTCCAACACAAATACAGGGTAAGTACTTGAGGCCCTCCCCTTCGGGATCAGGTGGCTTTCTGTTGTAGACACTGGGTAGCAGCCAGGGTGggatcctggctctgtcaccaaCTGCTGGGTGTGTTTTCGCAAGTGCTGTCCTCTGAGCCCCAGGTTCCTCATCAGAAAATTAGGGGAACTCCCACTTCCCCCAACAGTACCTGGCATGTGGTCCCCGGCCCCCCAATTTAAGTCACCTCCTGCTCTAGTCGGCTGGGTCCAGCGAGCCCCAGAGCGCCTGGCCAGGCAGCCTAGCGCCAGGCCTGGGTGTGGGGACTGCTGGCAGCCCGCTTTCCTGAGGCGGACGGAGTGGCCCCAACGGACAGCTGTAGAGCGTGACGCGGTAAGTTGCTCAGGTCCGAGCAGCCTGGCAGAGGACGCCTCCCGAGCGTCGCTAGCTCGCGTAGCAGCGGGGATGCCGAAGGTCCTCTTCGAGACGCCCAGGGACAGGTTTGTGGCTGACAGCCTGAGCCCCGAGTCCCGCACGCACCCGCCTTTTCAGGACGCCGAGTCCTGCCGGCGCGTTGCATCTTGGGAGTTGTAGTCTTCGCGGGCTGAAGGCGGGGCCGCCACTCGTGGTGAGCGGCTATTGGGTGGCGCTGGCGCGCACGGCCCCCTGCCTTTGCACACCGTTCCCTCCTCTCAACGACGCGTCGCAGAGCCTCGATGGGCTCTGCCCCGACGTTCGTCAGGGATTGGAGGGGAGGCGGGACCCAGGGGCTCAGCTGCCCGCGGATTGGTGGGGTGCAAAGGAGGTGGGCCAGCGCATGCGCTTAAGCCGGGGTCCGGCCGGGCCGCAGGGGCCAGTGCCAAGATGTCTACGGCGGCGGTGCCGGAGCTGAAGCGAATCAGCCGGGTGGAGGCGATGCGCCTGGGCCCGGGCTGGAGCCACTCGTGCCACGCCATGCTGTACGCCGCCAACCCCGGGCAGCTCTTCGGCCGCATCCCCATGCGGTTCTCGGTGCTGGTGAGGACGGGGCCGGGCGGGCTCGGGCCGGGCGGGGCTCGGGCCGGGCGTGCCGCGTCGGTCGACCCCGCGCCCGTGACTCGGCGCTCCCTTGCAGATGCAGATGCGCTTCGACGGGCTGCTGGGCTTCCCCGGGGGCTTCGTGGACCGGCGCTTCTGGTCGCTGGAGGACGGACTGAACCGggtgctgggcctgggcctgggctccctgcgCCTCACCGAGGCCGACTACCTGAGCTCGCACCTGACCGAGGGCCCGCACCGCGTCGTGGCGCACCTGTACGCGCGGCAGCTGACGCTGGAGCAGCTGCACGCCGTGGAGATCAGCGCGGTGCATTCGCGCGACCACGGCCTGGAGGTGGGGCCgccgcccgggccccgccccccgccccgggGTTTGGCTCTGGCCCCGTGGAAGGCACCGATGGGTAACACGTCCCCCCTGAGGGTCCCCTGGCCGGGCTGGGTGGGGTGTCGCTGTCTCCAGCTACGGGAtggggagaggggcctgggatGAGGCCGGAaaggaggggcggggctgggggctcccTCAGGGCTGTGTTACATCCGCCTTGCTGCCTGCCATTGCCAAtcctgggagtggggagtgggaccggtggggaggaagggatgggggaGTGGTGCCTGCTTGGGGAGGTGGGAAACTGAGGAGCAGAAAGGGGGATTGGGTGTGAAACCTCTTGGGTTGTGGGTTTTGTGGTCTGGATGGGGGAGCATGGGGTGCGGCAGGGAGAGCTGGCACAGGAGCCCGCCCATAGTGCTAGGGTAGGGGAGGGTACAGGGTTGGCCTGGGCGTGTGctaggggaggagggggctgcagTGCTCCAGGGGAGCTGGCTGGCTTCTGCCCTGCCAGACTCTACCTGGGTCTCCCACTATGTCCTTGGCAAAACTGGCTGCTCGTCCCCTGGCTCAGCAGCTTTCAGGCCCCTCTTGCCAGAGGTGAGCTACCGGGGTGGAGGGCCCGGCTCCAACCCTGACCTGTCTGTGCAGGTGCTGGGCCTTGTGCGGGTCCCACTGTACACCCAGAAGGACCGAGTCGGCGGCTTTCCCAACTTCCTGAGCAACGCCTTCACCAGCACTGCCAAGTACCAGCTCCTCTTCGCCCTCAAGGTGCTCAACATGATGCCCGAGGAGAAGCTGGCTGAGGCTGTGGCTGCAGCCACAGAGAAGCAGAAGAAGGCCCTGGAGAAGCTGCTCCCAGCTTCTTCCTGAGGTGGTTCCTGTGCTAGCTGTCGCCCTCCCCACTGGCAGCCATCTCTGTGCCCATCGGCTGAGAAGACTTGGTTTTGGGAGTCCTGTGAAAGTGTGTCTTCTAGCTTGTCTCTGTGTTTGCCTTTCTGACTGCATGGGGCAGACAGGCATCTCATCATCTCCACTGTCCCAAGCAGTCATTAGGCGGCAGCTGGGCCAGCTGGGACCCAGCCCGTCCTCTCAGGTTGGTCAGTGGGCAGTCTGGGCACACTGGGCCTGGCTCTTCAGGCTCAGGACATTCGTGCCCACCGAAAAGCTCAAACTCTCCTTAGCACGCGTCTCACCACATAGCGCCCCGTCGTCCTAGGGGTAGGTGCCCAGCTCTCAGGCCATTCGGAAGACGGTTTGCTCTGGTGGAGGCGGCTGTCCAGGCCAGCTCATCCCTGCATCCTTCCCGAGCCAGCCCCAGGGTCTGGGGAAGAGCCAGCTTAGGGTAGGATGTTATACTGTTAATTTTGGTTGTTGTTGGATTTACTTTGTTAGATTTTTCTCATTCGAGATGTGTGAACTATGAGTAAAGCTTCAAAGTGGCTTTTCCCCACTGTGGCTTGGTTCGCAGGATGGTCGGGGCCTCAGGGACCCAGCTACGTATGGAGTTGttcaaggagaaaaagacaataaatgaaGCCGCTCTTCAGCTGctgtttggtttttggttttagacagcagcccagggctgggctggtgAGGGGTGTCCTTCCTTTTCCTGGATGTGGAGGTTGGGCCCAAGAGGGGTTCTGGGACCCCAGGTGCTGGGTACTGCTAGGAGTCGAACCAACTCAGGCCTCCTGTCTCAGATTCGGGACACATGGAGTCACTGCCCTGGCCAGAGGTGTCCATGTGTCCGCCTGTGTTTACTGGGGCACTCCCAGCCTGAGCACCTGGGCTGGCAGCCTGGCTGGGGGCTTCTATGCTGCGGTGCCAGTGTCAGGCTCTTGTACTAGATCCTCTCCGCTTTGAAAACCTGCCTTTCCTCATTCTCAGAACAGTCTGCAAGCAGCTCCAGGGGACGGTCTGGAAGCACAGGCTTAGTATGCAGAATGACAACAGCAGAGTCAGCAGGGAACAAGAAGGCCACCACTGGTAGTCCCTATAGCCTCATGTCTGCAAAGGCTCCAGTGGTGAGTTGGCAAATTTCCACCACCCATACCTCTCCCAGTAAGGAAGGTGGTGTTCTCAACCCCGCCTCAGCTGGGGGAGAAGGGCCAAGTATGGGAGAAGTCTGTTGCTGTGGGAACAGACTGCCTGTATCTGGCTCACTCATGTTTCCTAGGGCCTGGGCATGTGCTTAGCTTTTGTAGCAGCTTGTCTTAAGTTGGACTCATGTGCTGCTGGAACAGAGCTTCCCAAGCTGcaggggacagggcaggcagGCTCGCCTACTTGGCCTAGCCCCGAGCA contains:
- the NUDT16L1 gene encoding tudor-interacting repair regulator protein isoform X1, which gives rise to MSTAAVPELKRISRVEAMRLGPGWSHSCHAMLYAANPGQLFGRIPMRFSVLMQMRFDGLLGFPGGFVDRRFWSLEDGLNRVLGLGLGSLRLTEADYLSSHLTEGPHRVVAHLYARQLTLEQLHAVEISAVHSRDHGLEVGPPPGPRPPPRGLALAPWKAPMGAGPCAGPTVHPEGPSRRLSQLPEQRLHQHCQVPAPLRPQGAQHDARGEAG
- the NUDT16L1 gene encoding tudor-interacting repair regulator protein isoform X3, with the protein product MSTAAVPELKRISRVEAMRLGPGWSHSCHAMLYAANPGQLFGRIPMRFSVLMRFDGLLGFPGGFVDRRFWSLEDGLNRVLGLGLGSLRLTEADYLSSHLTEGPHRVVAHLYARQLTLEQLHAVEISAVHSRDHGLEVGPPPGPRPPPRGLALAPWKAPMGAGPCAGPTVHPEGPSRRLSQLPEQRLHQHCQVPAPLRPQGAQHDARGEAG
- the NUDT16L1 gene encoding tudor-interacting repair regulator protein isoform X4, producing MSTAAVPELKRISRVEAMRLGPGWSHSCHAMLYAANPGQLFGRIPMRFSVLMRFDGLLGFPGGFVDRRFWSLEDGLNRVLGLGLGSLRLTEADYLSSHLTEGPHRVVAHLYARQLTLEQLHAVEISAVHSRDHGLEVLGLVRVPLYTQKDRVGGFPNFLSNAFTSTAKYQLLFALKVLNMMPEEKLAEAVAAATEKQKKALEKLLPASS
- the NUDT16L1 gene encoding tudor-interacting repair regulator protein isoform X2 gives rise to the protein MSTAAVPELKRISRVEAMRLGPGWSHSCHAMLYAANPGQLFGRIPMRFSVLMQMRFDGLLGFPGGFVDRRFWSLEDGLNRVLGLGLGSLRLTEADYLSSHLTEGPHRVVAHLYARQLTLEQLHAVEISAVHSRDHGLEVLGLVRVPLYTQKDRVGGFPNFLSNAFTSTAKYQLLFALKVLNMMPEEKLAEAVAAATEKQKKALEKLLPASS